The window TACCTGtcttaaagaaaaagaaactagtgtgttcaaaaaaaaaaaaaaaaaaaactagagagaGCATACTACAAAACAATCGATTAAAAGGTTTAAGATAAATTAATTAGAAGAACTAAAGACGCAGAAGGAGAAATTAGCTTGACCTGCCACATTGTCTCCCCAGTGAGGCTTATTGACCTAGACCTCTCTCATTGGTTGTATGACACGTCCACACCCTTGATGACTGAACATAAATACCCTCTATCGAAAGTCTCCCACAACCCCGTTTTCAACGTTTTAGGTTTATAAGTagaaacaataaaaacaaatcagaaaaaaattgaatagaaataaaattttagaaataatgaaaaatgatgatttcttatcaaaattaataagaaattgatttgttttataattttctacaaacaaataaaaaagaaaatatatttttcatgaaAGGTAAAAAAATTGGGGAATGTCAATGAACGTAGTTCCTCCTCGTTCTTTGGTCACCAGTCACAATTGTATAACTTATACTAATAAATCTAGGCTCCGACCGATGACCTTTTCGGAAACACGAAGAACGAATAGGAAAAGAACGTATAGAAATAAAATTACAGGAATAAAAATGTATGTTTGTTtcttatcaaatttaaaaagaaaatgcttttgttctatatttctcttaaaaaaaaagaatgaaaatgaataaaaaggaaaaactattccttgtgaatgataattttttttggggAATAATAAGAAATTCAGTGTTCACTTTTGTTTCTTGGTCACCATTCAAAGAcctaatctttttcttttcccttttttgggtcaaaatatAAGCTTCTTTATATATTGTTTAGCTCCATTAATTGTCTACTTATAAATAAAGCTAATCTGACAATACAAATCCATGTCAAAAGGACTATTTATCAGATTTATACATACTAATATAATGTAAGAACCTCTCCGTTCCCTGCTCTTTCTTTTGTGCCATTATCACTTGGCAAATTACATATTTTcgtttcaaaattttagtatCAACAgctgttgatatatatatatatataacgatCTCTCTCCTCTGTTTCATAAGGTTTGATGGCTGGGAACTATCCTTCCTTCCAAAACCCAATCCCTAGATTCCAAAATTACAACTTTGCGAGCACCTcctctcatcatcatcaacatcatgATGGTTTAGTGGTGGAACAAGAGGAAAACATGGTGATAAAAGAACAAGACAGGCTACTTCCGATAGCAAACGTAGGAAGGATCATGAAGAACATTCTCCCACCAAACGCAAAGATTTCTAAAGAAGCAAAAGAGACTATGCAAGAATGTGTCTCCGAGTTCATAAGCTTTGTCACTGGAGAAGCCTCCGATAAATGCCACAAGGAGAAGAGAAAGACAGTTAATGGAGACGATATCTGTTGGGCTATGGCAAATCTAGGGTTTGATGATTACGCTGAGCAGCTCAAAAAGTACTCAAATCGTTACCGAGTTATTGAAGGAGAGAAATCTAATCATCACGGCAAAGGAGAAGCTAAATCTTCACCGGACAATTAATTGATCAATGGTTAATTGTTTGATTTCCCTTTTATTTATATGCTCTTGTTTGTTCTTCGACTCTTATATATGATATGTGTATGTGGTTTGAGGCTGTGGAGAGATCTGTGCTAGTCGTTCTTCTTGAGGTTGTTATCGTGAAATTTAAgggtttgattttattttagttattcaTATACATTCATAAAGTATGTACAGGAAAAATTGCTGATTATGGTCTATAGATTCAGAAAGTGGGGACTGGTACGTATATATGTCCATATGCTATATGCATATGATCAGCGATACATGAACCCATATTAGGAGGATGAGTTTTTAATTCTGCTGTATAACTTGGCCTtctctttttgattttcaaacgAATTCTAGTCGactgatataaaataaatcttcaCAGAACACCATTCGTGTAAGTCTTGCCATAATAACCCACCTAAATGGTCATCTCTGCCATCTTATTATTCAATCATGAATGATGGAAGGGACTGATGTTCACGTTTgtaggtttctttttttttggaaagtgAAAATATAGAGAATGAGGTTCTGCTCTAGATTAAACCTTCaataatatcaaattatataCTATCAtgtagtgacaaaaaaaaaaaaaaatactatcatgTAAAATTTCAACACAGTTTAGTTTTTACTTGTTGAATTTACATATATCAATATAAATCAATCAATTTTGACGTCGCAACTGGCTTGTTCAGTATATATAAAGTTATCACTATTAGCATTTGCACACAGATTTTCACATTAACTAATCAACACTGAAATGTCATTCCGTATAGTACAGATATCACAAGTAGATAAAAATTTACTATTTCAGTGATGTTTCTTTAAATCTAATCAATATTTAAACTTTatgtagctttttttttttgtcatccgtTAGATTAATAACTTTTTAAACATTTGATACAAAACCTTTCAAGAACCATAAGCCGACAAGGTAAATATTACCTTTCGGAGccaattttttcttttctgtaaCGCCTCGGCCAAATTGAAAACGACAAAAACACATGACTGCACATAAGCAAGACGACAACGCGATCAGTAAAATTTTCTTGGAGCACACCAATAATCCATACCGATACGAAGCTGAACGATGACAGAAGCCAAGATGAACGAGAAACTTTATGTAGTTATGAATTTACTATATTGGTACGTCACTACTTTTTTTGAAATCATTGGTACTTCACTTTCTAAACAGTAAAGAGTActcttaataaaaatataagaataaatATTTGCTTAATTGATTTCTTAACCGAATGGTCCATAAATCCAGGACAATTCTCACTTGTCcttcttttgatttttataaaccCTAGCTCCCTGGGACCTTCCAAATAAAGAAGGTTAACTTTTGAGACCCTCGGGTATGTGGCCGAGAACTGAAAGATCTCCTTCTTTCGTGGAGCTTATGGTCATCAAGTTTTCGAGAAATGAATGTCTATGTtttaggataagaaaaaaaactgaatgGTTGACTAAGGTATATTGTATAGACACTAAcgtaaatacatttataaaaaagtgAGATGACGATAGCACATGTGATTTGGAAAGGATGTGGTATGCTCTTCATTTTGACATGTGATAATAAACATACTGGTGTCGAAAACATGGGTGTACTAATAAAGACCTTATTAGTAAAACCATTGTAAATGCAATATACATTTGACAAAATAACATAGGTGTATAGGTAGCTACATAAGGAACTTCTTTCAGAACCAAACTGTgaagttttaaatttaatatgtaaACCTTTTTTCCGAGAATAGATGAGAGAGTAGTACTacactcttttctttttgacaaGTGAGATGCCCTTAGTGGCCATTCTTTAGGTGATCAACGTGAGaacctgatcagttggcaaaaTAGGTTTGCCTTGGAGATTGCTATCAAAAACTATGGTGTCTCTCACACTCGCGGGCATAGAAACTCTAAGGTGCTTCTTTCGCTCACTCCCCTGTTCTCTGCGTCTCTTTGAACAGTAAAGAAGATAGTTCACTAGAGATAATGTCTCTTACACTCgttatttcttaaaaaaaagagaggcaAATTCTTTAAATGAAAAACTGAAAGAAAATTGAAATGAAAGTTGCGAAAAAAGGGAAAACAAAGTTACATATGTAGAGTGAACTTATAATAGAAGGAATGTTTTTGGCTTCTTCAGTCACTAGTGGGCTCGACAGTGATCTTGTTCCAAAATATCAGAGATCTTCTCGATAGGAATCATTGGTAGATACTCGGCGACGTAGTAGTCTCTGTCCCCAACGTAACGAACGGCGTCGTTATACTTCTCCGACCAGTAAAACGCCGTAGGTATCACTAACTGCGCAACTTCGGGGAATAACGGCACATGATTCAACAAACGCCACACCGTCGCTGCGTAATACTCCGCGACTGGCTCGTACTTGTCGAGAACGCTCCTGGCGATGCTCTTGGTCGTGTCGAGGACGCCGGCGCGTTGCACCTCAGTGGCCACGGTGAGCGCTTGGCTAGAAGCTTGCTTCACCAAAGAAGGAACGTATGTTTCCACATCGTAGAACACATCGTCCACCTACAAAAGCATCAAGTGTCATCATCCATTGGTGGAAATGAGCAATGTTCTTAAAAATTCGGAATAAAAACTTTTT is drawn from Brassica rapa cultivar Chiifu-401-42 chromosome A05, CAAS_Brap_v3.01, whole genome shotgun sequence and contains these coding sequences:
- the LOC103866344 gene encoding nuclear transcription factor Y subunit B-5, which translates into the protein MAGNYPSFQNPIPRFQNYNFASTSSHHHQHHDGLVVEQEENMVIKEQDRLLPIANVGRIMKNILPPNAKISKEAKETMQECVSEFISFVTGEASDKCHKEKRKTVNGDDICWAMANLGFDDYAEQLKKYSNRYRVIEGEKSNHHGKGEAKSSPDN
- the LOC103866345 gene encoding REF/SRPP-like protein At2g47780 — protein: MAEDEIIVEEEVPPSSSSSLIVEEDDGTELKHLGFVRTAATYLAVCLSTLYELAKDNAGPLKLGVENIEATVETVLSPLYDKFNDVPFKLLLFVDRKVDDVFYDVETYVPSLVKQASSQALTVATEVQRAGVLDTTKSIARSVLDKYEPVAEYYAATVWRLLNHVPLFPEVAQLVIPTAFYWSEKYNDAVRYVGDRDYYVAEYLPMIPIEKISDILEQDHCRAH